DNA from ANME-2 cluster archaeon:
GTGGCAGAACAACAGGTCACTTGTGTCCCATTACGGTACGAACAGCAGCCTGGTGGCAACGAACTCCAACGATACGGTTGACGAGTGTTACAACTGCCACGATAATTCTATAAACCAGTCCAAGTATGGAAATGCCCCCCAGACCGTGATGGCCTCCCAGATACAGTGTTACGAATGTCACAATGGTGACTGGCAGTTAGAGAGGAGATTACCGTTCCTGCCAAGGACGTGGGTCTTCTATTCATCAGAACCGGGAGACCTGCACAACCAGAAGATGGGAACGTATTGGGCGTGTTCAACGTGCCATTAACAGGAAAGTACAGGCAAAAGCTCGATATGTGGTGAGCGATTCACCACATATTATCTTATTTTTATAAGCAGCAAATGTCACTCAGAATTACTCATTTTTCATTGCCAGAGCCGAAGCCATCATGATAGCCTTAGTATAATGTCCACCCACCCTGCTGGTGTCCACAAACACCTTCTCCATCAAAACAGGTGCCCCATACCCGTACCCCCCTGCCACCAGTACCAGTGTCCTGAAAATCAAGTTTCCCGAGATACCGTCCGGTGCCAGGATAAAATCTGCCTCTCCGACGGCATCTTCGATAAGGATACCGTAATGTTTGACATCATACCCCTCATCTCCTGCCACCGTGGTCACATACTCGGCATCATCCAGTGTCTTATCCACGTAAGGGTCACGTCCCCTGTCCTCAAACCGTCCCCCTGACAATATACCGACTTTCGGCTCGATACCAAACCTGCGGATATGTTCTACTCCCCTTCGTAATAACTCAAGCTTTTGCTCACGCGTGCTCCCTTCATCTATACCCACGGGAGCCAGGAACATAGGAATTCCACCAGGGGTTTCCAATAATGCGATCCTGTACAGGTTTTTCATGTCCAGTATCTCTTTAAGGTACGAAAGTGTGGACGTGGCTGATAACGTACCCCTGACAGCACCATCAATATCACCTGAAGCCAGCAGCTCGACTAAAGTCCTGGTCGGTTCGTCTGAATGGATGACCTCGAGATGGGTGCCAATAGTATTGATCTTCCTGCTATCGCCCACCAGGAGCACATCAGCAAACTCCCCTGCCATGACCGCACTCTGCAAGAGTTTTGGTGTTACGCGTCCAATCCCCAGTGCTATCCTTGCATGGTTCTCCACCGCTTTTTTGTGAATATTTGAAATTATCCCACTCATCGTTACACCGGAAGTTGTTATCTTTCATCAATATTGCACAATGCAGCTGACTCTTCTTTGGGCTTTTCTTCAAATCCTGCACCGGGCAGGAAATTTCCCCTGCCTTTCTTTGCATGTATATCATCTTCCCAGATAACTTCCCCTCGTGAAATGGTTATCTCAGGGAATATACCTTCCATTCCTTCATACGGTGTCCAGCCTGCCTTACTGTGCAGCCGGTCAACATCGATCTCGGTGACCCTGGCTGTGTCCACGATCACCAGGTCGGCATCGAATCCTTTCCATATTGCACCTTTTTTATGTTTATCCAGTCCGAATATCATTGCCGGATTGGTACACATGACTTCTACCATCCTTGACAATGGAATCAGGTTGCGACGGACTGCCACCAGCATCAACGGCAGCATCGTTTCCACACCAGGTACCCCTGCCGGAGCGCTCCATATATCGGTCATCTTTTCACTTTCAGCATGAGGAGCATGGTCAGAAGCCACAATATCAATAGTCCCGTCATTCAATCCATTCCACAGGTACTGGAGACTTCGCCTTTTTCTCAGAGGCGGATTCATCTTTGCAAGAGTGCCCAGCCTGTCATAATCCTTATTTGACAACAACAGGTGATGCGGTGCCGCTTCGGCCGTGATCGTACCTCCGGATTCCCCGTAATCGCCGTACTTTGCACTGCGGATGATGCCTACTGCTTCCCGGGTGCTGATATGGCACAGGTGTGCCCTTGCCCCGAAAGCAATAGCATCCTCAATGGTGTTTGCAACAGCTATCGCTTCTGACAGGTTGGGCCGGCTCTTTGAATATGATTCAGGTGCCAGGTCACCCTTTGTCATTTTTCCGTATGATTCCAGTATTTCCTGGTCCTCAGCGTGAATGCAGGCAAGTGCCCCCATATCTCTGGTCAACTGCATTGCAGCCGACATGTGGTCACGGTCCACGGTCATGGAACCGGTGCTTTCCCCCAGGAATATCTCGCCAAAGGCAGTAACACCTGCTTTCCAGAGTGTATCGAGGTTATCCAGGTTGTGGTCCACTCCTCCGTTAATGCCAAAATCAACAATGGATCTGGAGGCTGCAGCTTCCCGTTTTGCACGGAACGAATCTTCATCCAGCGTAGGAGGTATGGTATTGGGATGGTCTAATACCGTTGTCACACCACCGGCAGCCGCGGCACAGGACCCGCTGAACCAGTCCTCCTTCCAGATCATACCAGGTTCCCTGAAGTGTACATGCACATCGATAATACCGGGTAGCACAAGCATGTTATGTGCATCTATCACCCTGTCAACACCGTTCAGCGGGATGATACGTGCCACCCGGGCAATTTTCCCGTCTTTGATTGCCAGTTCTGCTTCGATGATACGTCCCTGGTGGAATATACGGGCATTGGTAATGATCAGGTCAGGCATGGTGATGGTATATGTATTGATATATTATTAATGCAGATGTAATCATGCAGAGACCATATATATAGTAATATATAGATTATTGTGCTAATATTTATGTTCGGCCGGAATCAATAGGGGGACGAAAATATATGTAGTGTTTGAACGACCGAACGTTCGATCCAACGGTTAAAATGAAAACGTATATTCAGATGAATGCGTACATGGTGTAACTATGGCAGGTAAAGAAGAGGATACTATCAATGATATCAAACAGGATATCATTCATGACCTGGTAGAATTAGGGGAACATGTCAAAGTGTCAATTGACCGGGCGGTCATATCCCTGAAGGAACAGGATACCAGTATGGCTGACAAGGTCATAGGGAGTAAAAAAGAGATCAATGACATGGGTAATGCTATAGAGGATAAATGTACCAGAGGCATGACCCTTAAAGTATCACCGTTACAGCTCAGGACATTCAAAGGTATCCTGAAGATGATCATTGACCTGGAAAGTATATTTAGCCTGGCTGTTGAGATCTCATTGATCACAAAGGTCACGTATCTTACTCCCCATATTAAACCGCTGGTTGACATCCCAAGAATGTCTGACCAGCTGCAGGAGATGATGGACGGGAGTTTTGTGGCTTTAAAGAACCAGGACGTTGAACTGGCCAAAAGCACCGCATTAAAGGACAATGATATAGACGCACTTTTTGACCAGATACGCAGGGAACTCATCACATACATGATGGAAGACCCCAAAAAGATCACCAATGCATCCCACCTGACCTTTGTGGCGCGATACCTGGAGCGGATGGGAGACCATGTAAACAATTTATGCGAGAGTGTCGTATACATTGTCACCGGCGAGAAGGTAGACCTGAATTAAGTCGGTGAGATAAATGGAGATATTTGACCCTTTAATGCTGGCAGTTCTTATTGCCGGACTCTATATGGCCTGGAACATAGGTGCCAATGACCTCGCAAATTCAATGGGGACTTCTGTTGGGAGTGGCGCATTATCCATAAAGCAGGTTATTGTCATTGCAGGAACACTTGAACTGGTAGGTGCACTTTTTTTCGGGGAAAGAGTAACCAGCCGGATAGCCAAAGGTATCGTACCTATTGACCAGATAATGGCAGTGGACCCAAATATCGTCATTATGGGTTCCCTGGCAGCGATTCTTGCAGCTGGATTCTGGATCACTTTTGCCACATTTTACCATATGCCGGTTTCGACCACACATTCTATTGTGGGAGCAGTGACCGGGTTTGGCATTGTAACTACGTATTATCTTGACAGTTTTACTTTAGACCAGATCGAATGGCTGGTACTGGCAAAGATCGTGATCTCATGGATAACCTCTCCATTGCTTGGAGCTGCTATTGCGTTCATTATTTTCACCCTGATACGTTTCTTGTTGCTGGGGAAAGTGTCAGACCCTTATGGGCTCGAAAAGAAATTTGTATACATGCAAATACTTTCGGCATGCTTCGTGGCCTTCGCCCACGGCTCAAATGATGTTGCCAACGCGGTCGGTCCTATTTCGGCAGCCCTGGCAGCAGCAGATATCATCCCGTATGGAACGATTTCGGTATGGGTCCTTGCCATCGGTGGTCTGGGTATCATCCTGGGATTGGCCACATGGGGATGGAAGGTGATAGAGACTATTGGGAAAGGTATTACCGAACTGACCCCTACCAGGGGCTTTTCAGCCGAATTTGCCACCGCTCTGGTGGTTTTCGGTCATTCATACAGTTCTTTGCCCATATCCACTACCCATACTCTGGTAGGTGCTGTCGTGGGGGTAGGCCTGGCTGGAGGTCTCGCTGCGGTTGATTTAAGTGTAATCAGGAAAATAATCGTATCGTGGGTAATCACAGTACCTGTGGCTGCCCTGACGTCAGGAATACTGTTTGCCGTATTGATGGAGGTATTATAATGCCGATTGAATATATCAGGTCCGTGCTCGGGATTTTCGGGGAATCACCTTTTAAACCTGTGCACACCCATGCTGAAAAAGGCGTGGAGGCTGTTCATAAACTGAAACTGGCAGTGGATGCATATACCAGAGGTGATTTTTTGGAAGTGCAGACACTGAACACTGAGATATCAGCCATCGAATATGAAGCAGATATTGTCAAACAGGCCATACGCAAGCTGATACCAAGTTCGATGATGCTGCCGGTGGATCCGAATGACCTGCTTGCATTCCTGAAACCCCAGGATTCGATAGCTGACAATGCCCACCATACGGCATACTGGTTAACTATGAGGGAAACCGAACTCCCGCTGGAAATTAATGTAGGGCTGCTGGAATTGATGGAAAGGGTAGTTAAAACGGTCGATTCCTACGAGAATATGGTTGATGATATTGCCAAATTGCTGGAAACATCGTTTAGCAAGAAGGAGATAAAAAAGATATTGAAGAAAGTACCGATAGTAGAAGAACTGGAACATGAGGCAGACATCACCAAGAAACAACTCCAGCACACTATTTTTAAGTATGAAGCTGAACTGGGTAGTACCGGGGTGTTCTACATGATCAACCTGGTACGTGATCTGGGTAATATTGCAGATAGTGCAGGCACGGCAGGAGACCGTCTCAGGACTATGATACTGAGGCGATAAGTTAAAAAAATAAGAATATGGAGACACGGGCAAGCATGGACTTTGAACCATCCTACATGACCCTGGTTGAGAGCGGGGAGATCGACAACCGTATTGATAAATTATACGCCAGGCTTGAGGAATGTGATATCTGCCCGAGGAAGTGCGGCGTGAACAGGTTGCAGGGTGAGGTGGGATACTGCAAGGCTGATGCCAATCTCGTGGTGTCTTCAGCTCAGCCGCATTTCTGGGAAGAGGCACCCCTGGTAGGTCTTGGGGGTTCGGGTGCCATATTCCTGAGCAACTGCAACCTGCGGTGCGTATACTGCCAGAACTATGATATCAGTCACGGTGGGGAAGGTACGTCCATTACGCCCGAGCAGCTTGCAGACAGTATGCTATTTCTCCAGCGTGTGGGGTGCCACAATATCAACCTGGTCACACCTACGCATTATACTCCCCAGCTTGTCAGGAGCATTGCGATTGCTGCCCGTAAAGGTTTGAGGCTTCCTGTGGTTTATAATTGCGGTGGTTACGAAAGTGTGGAGATTTTGCAGTTGCTGGATGGCATTATTGATATCTATATGCCTGATATGAAATACGGTGATGCAGAGAGTGCAAAACTGTACAGCGACGCTCCTGATTATGTTGAGGTCTCAATGGATGCGGTACGTGAGATGCACGCCCAGGTGGGGGACCTTGTGGTCGAGATGGATATTGCCTGGCACGGGTTGTTGATACGCCATCTTTTGCTGCCCAATGAACTGGCTGGCAGTCTGAAAGTGCTTGAGTTCATTGCCGGCGAGATATCAAAGGATAGTTATGTGAATATCATGTTCCAGTACCGGCCCGCGTATGAAGCTTTTAAGTTCAAGGAGATAAGCCGTCCTCCCTTTGTGGAAGAGTATAATGCTGTGCTGGATATGGCCAGGGGGCTGGGTTTGCACAGGGGTTTCCCTGACAGGTGATGGTGCGTGCCGGATTTTCCGGAATGTATCGGTCACGTTTTTTTCCGGGAACAGGGCCGGGAATGGATGAGGGGAAGATAATCTCAAATAGATAATTGAATATCTATCTCACTATGGAATGGTATATCGTAGGTATTCTGGCCGCTTTGCTCACCACGTTTGGATTTGTCCCCCAGATCCTTAAAATGAAACATTCACGGTCTTCGAAGGACGTCAGTATTGTCACGTTATACCAGTTCAGCGCAGGTGTAATTCTGTGGGCACTCTATGGACTCCATATTCAGGACCATATCATTATTGCCGCTAATTCCATAACGTTGATCACATTGGTTGTGGCGATTGGTTTTTACCATCATTATGATGGGTAATGGTTCAGCTCTCTGGCCGTACAGAGGAGGAGCACGTCCCTGGTATTTCAGCGAGGGATGTAACCCTTTTACAGGGGCACTTTTTTCCAAACTTTCAAATGACCAACTGTTTCACCACTCGCCATAATTGAACTTATTCCCGGAAACACGCAGGTTGGTTTTCAAACCGACAGGTCCCGGATAGTTCTTACCATGAGGAATATCCCGAATGCTCCTCCGCCGAACCACATCAGGACCATTATTACCAGTCCGACACCTGCTGCGGTGAAAAATACAGACGCAAACGTAAATATCAACGAGAGGATGACCAGTTTTGTTAATGTTACCGGACGGTTAAGTTGTATGGTCTCAGGCAATGGTGATTTCCCTGACTTTTTTATATGCAGATACAGGAGCAAGAACAGGGCTGCATATATCATCCATATGGTCAATTGCGGTAGCAGTCCCGGTAGTATTTCAAGCTGTATCACCAAACCCATGGTCACATATAATAGGAACAATAGGGAAAGGATCACTTTGAACTCCTTATGAGAGGGAAGTAGCTGGCGCAGGGAATACTCTTCCCCTTTCGTGACCTTCCTCCACACGATAATTAACACAATAAGAAATCCTAACGTCGAAGCTCCTGACAACAGGGAAAGACCAGGATCTGGAGAGTTCCCGCTTTGCAGCATACCTGCCATAAACGCAAAAAGGGGTACAAGAAGATAGGACCTTCTGGAATTGAGCAGCTTTTTAGCTTTATCGGGCAGGCCGTTCACGATCTCGTTCGAATTGGATAACAGGTTCTCCCCGGCAAAGAGGGGGATGATGAATGCCCAGAACGGGTGCCAGAAGAGCACAAGTACGATAGATTCCACAACAGCGACCCCGCCAAACAGGAACAGGGGGTCTTTCCAGCTTGGACTCCATAACACTTTGGTGATATATGCCTCGTACATGCCAAAGATGGTCCCTGCCAGGAAAAGTGTATAGAAACGGGGCTTGCCGATGGTAAAAACGACGTAGCCCAGCACCAGGATATGAAGGGTATAGAGGGGCATTATCGCTATGATTCCCCAGGGATTGAAATACGGGAACATATCAGAACCTGAGACCACTTCTGCAAAGAAGACCGAGAAGGACCCCAGTATGAGCCAGGAGAATATTTTGGTTTTTCGTGTTGGCTGGTGTACATTTTGTTCGCTTATTGCTTCGTTTTCATTATCTTCTATCATTGTTACCATCCCCGTTCGGATGCTTCTTTCTTCAATGTGATCATAGCCTGCTTGTCTTTGCCTTCATACGTCCTGAGTCCAAGGGTTCCGAGGTATTCGGAAAATCCCCGGGAAGAGAAGCCATAATATCCTGTATACCGGATAACCTCTGATGCAGGGATATC
Protein-coding regions in this window:
- the phoU gene encoding phosphate signaling complex protein PhoU, which codes for MAGKEEDTINDIKQDIIHDLVELGEHVKVSIDRAVISLKEQDTSMADKVIGSKKEINDMGNAIEDKCTRGMTLKVSPLQLRTFKGILKMIIDLESIFSLAVEISLITKVTYLTPHIKPLVDIPRMSDQLQEMMDGSFVALKNQDVELAKSTALKDNDIDALFDQIRRELITYMMEDPKKITNASHLTFVARYLERMGDHVNNLCESVVYIVTGEKVDLN
- the mtxX gene encoding methanogenesis marker protein Mmp4/MtxX, whose protein sequence is MSGIISNIHKKAVENHARIALGIGRVTPKLLQSAVMAGEFADVLLVGDSRKINTIGTHLEVIHSDEPTRTLVELLASGDIDGAVRGTLSATSTLSYLKEILDMKNLYRIALLETPGGIPMFLAPVGIDEGSTREQKLELLRRGVEHIRRFGIEPKVGILSGGRFEDRGRDPYVDKTLDDAEYVTTVAGDEGYDVKHYGILIEDAVGEADFILAPDGISGNLIFRTLVLVAGGYGYGAPVLMEKVFVDTSRVGGHYTKAIMMASALAMKNE
- a CDS encoding dihydroorotase gives rise to the protein MPDLIITNARIFHQGRIIEAELAIKDGKIARVARIIPLNGVDRVIDAHNMLVLPGIIDVHVHFREPGMIWKEDWFSGSCAAAAGGVTTVLDHPNTIPPTLDEDSFRAKREAAASRSIVDFGINGGVDHNLDNLDTLWKAGVTAFGEIFLGESTGSMTVDRDHMSAAMQLTRDMGALACIHAEDQEILESYGKMTKGDLAPESYSKSRPNLSEAIAVANTIEDAIAFGARAHLCHISTREAVGIIRSAKYGDYGESGGTITAEAAPHHLLLSNKDYDRLGTLAKMNPPLRKRRSLQYLWNGLNDGTIDIVASDHAPHAESEKMTDIWSAPAGVPGVETMLPLMLVAVRRNLIPLSRMVEVMCTNPAMIFGLDKHKKGAIWKGFDADLVIVDTARVTEIDVDRLHSKAGWTPYEGMEGIFPEITISRGEVIWEDDIHAKKGRGNFLPGAGFEEKPKEESAALCNIDER
- a CDS encoding inorganic phosphate transporter; the encoded protein is MEIFDPLMLAVLIAGLYMAWNIGANDLANSMGTSVGSGALSIKQVIVIAGTLELVGALFFGERVTSRIAKGIVPIDQIMAVDPNIVIMGSLAAILAAGFWITFATFYHMPVSTTHSIVGAVTGFGIVTTYYLDSFTLDQIEWLVLAKIVISWITSPLLGAAIAFIIFTLIRFLLLGKVSDPYGLEKKFVYMQILSACFVAFAHGSNDVANAVGPISAALAAADIIPYGTISVWVLAIGGLGIILGLATWGWKVIETIGKGITELTPTRGFSAEFATALVVFGHSYSSLPISTTHTLVGAVVGVGLAGGLAAVDLSVIRKIIVSWVITVPVAALTSGILFAVLMEVL
- a CDS encoding TIGR00153 family protein yields the protein MPIEYIRSVLGIFGESPFKPVHTHAEKGVEAVHKLKLAVDAYTRGDFLEVQTLNTEISAIEYEADIVKQAIRKLIPSSMMLPVDPNDLLAFLKPQDSIADNAHHTAYWLTMRETELPLEINVGLLELMERVVKTVDSYENMVDDIAKLLETSFSKKEIKKILKKVPIVEELEHEADITKKQLQHTIFKYEAELGSTGVFYMINLVRDLGNIADSAGTAGDRLRTMILRR
- a CDS encoding radical SAM protein, which produces MTLVESGEIDNRIDKLYARLEECDICPRKCGVNRLQGEVGYCKADANLVVSSAQPHFWEEAPLVGLGGSGAIFLSNCNLRCVYCQNYDISHGGEGTSITPEQLADSMLFLQRVGCHNINLVTPTHYTPQLVRSIAIAARKGLRLPVVYNCGGYESVEILQLLDGIIDIYMPDMKYGDAESAKLYSDAPDYVEVSMDAVREMHAQVGDLVVEMDIAWHGLLIRHLLLPNELAGSLKVLEFIAGEISKDSYVNIMFQYRPAYEAFKFKEISRPPFVEEYNAVLDMARGLGLHRGFPDR